In the Afipia sp. GAS231 genome, TTGCCGTTATGGCCGACCGCGAAGCCGCCGGCATTGAGCTCGGCGAACAGCGGCTGCACGTTGCGCAGGATGGTGGCGCCTGTCGTGGAGTAGCGGACATGGCCGACGGCGGCGTTACCGGGCAGACGCTCGATCACTTCGCGGCGGGAGAAGGTGTCGCCGACCAGGCCGAGGCGGCGTTCCGAATGGAAGCGGGCGCCGTCGAAGGTGACGATGCCGGCGGCTTCCTGGCCGCGGTGCTGGAGGGCGTGGAGGCCGAGTGCGGTGATCGCGGCAGCTTCCGGGTGGCCGTAAATGCCGAACACGCCGCACTCCTCGCGGAGCGTGTCGCCTTCGAGGTCGTCCTGTAGTTCGATGCCGAGATTCAGATCAGGTTTAGAGTCAGACTGGTGGGCGGGATCGGAAGGGTTCTGCATCTCGTCCATCGCGCCTCTCTTCTGGCCAGAATTATTTGCCCGCGGGTTTCTCGATCAGCTTTTTAAGGCTGTCACGGGCAGGTTTACTGTAGCCATCACCGGACGCAGGGGCTGCCTGGTCGGTGTCAGTTTGATCGTCTTCAGGTTTATTCTTCTTGAATCTCTTTAAGATGGTGTTCTCGGGGTCATCAGGCAAGAGCGACATTAACCAATCGCCGGTTCCCTGCAGCACCACCCGGGACTTGGCCCCGGTAATCCAGTCGGGCCGCTGCTTGTCCGGAACCAGCCAGACGAAGAACTGGTAGGCCACCACCACGATCAGAAGGCCGCGGCCGAGCCCGAACAGGAACCCGAGCGTGCGGTCCAGCGCACCGATCCGGGAATCCAGGATCATGTCCGAAATCCGCACCGTGATGATCGACACCACGATCAGGGTACCGATGAAGGTGCCGGCCACCACCACGACGGAGGCGACGGTGTCGTTGTTGAAATAGGTTTTTGCGGTCGGCAGCAGCTTGGCGAAGGCGTAAAGCGTGACCAGCGCCGCAGCGCCCCAGGCCGCGATCGACAGGATTTCGCGCATGAAGCCGCGCACCAGGGCAAGCAGCCCCGAAATCAGCATCACTCCAAGCAGGACGAGATCGAGTATCGTTATCGGCATCGGCTGGTCAGGTCCGCTCGTAGGTTCTCAAGCAGCGAATCGGCATGTTCAGGACGTCCTAGGTGACGGGCATAAGGTATATCCCGCAAGGCCGGATATCGCGCCATCCCGCTCGCCCTTCGCGCGCGTTGTATAGCGGCGAGGGCGGGGCGCGTCACGCCGCTTTAGCCGTTCTCGCGCCGGAATCGCGCCGGTGTGGCATTTTTCTCAGCAGCCCCCTCGCGGTTGGCCTCCTTATTCGCTCTGGGTGTTCCGCGGGCCGCGATATCAGCGACCAGGCTGGTCAGCCCGCCGACGGTGTTCAGCACCAGACCGGCATCGCCGCCGACGTCGCCGCGCGTCGATTCGGGCAGCACGGCGCGGCCAAAACCGAGTTTGGCGGCTTCTTTCAGCCGGGCCGAGGTTTGCGCCACCGGCCGGACCGCACCCGACAGCGAAATCTCGCCGAAATAGACCGCGTCCGTCGGCAGCGGCGCATTCACCAGCGAGGACACCAGGGCCGCGGCGGCGGCAAGATCGGCCGCAGGCTCCTGGATCCGCAGGCCACCGGCCACGTTCAGGTAGACGTCATAGCCTGACAGTTTCACCCCGCAATGGGCTTCCAGCACCGCCAACACCATGGCCAGCCGGCTGGTGTCCCAGCCCACCACGGCGCGGCGGGGGGTGCCGAGCGTGGTCGGCGCCACCAAGGCCTGCAATTCGACCAGCACCGGGCGGGTGCCCTCGATGCCGGCGAATACCGCGGTACCCGGGCTGCCGAGATCGCGCTCGGACAGGAACAGCTCGGAGGGGTTGGAGACCTCGCGCAGGCCGAGGCCGGTCATTTCGAACACGCCGATCTCGTCGGTCGGGCCGAACCGGTTCTTCATCGCGCGCAGGATACGAAAATGCTGCGAACCTTCGCCCTCGAATGACAGCACGGCGTCGACCATGTGTTCGACGACGCGGGGACCGGCGATCTGGCCATCCTTGGTGACGTGGCCGACCAGAATGATCGCGGCACCTGATTTCTTGGCGAAACGAATGAGCGCCTGCGCCGAGGCGCGAACCTGCGTCACCGTGCCCGGCGCTGATTCCACCGTATCGGTCCACATGGTCTGGATCGAATCGATCACGATCAGGCGCGGCACCGCGCCTTCCGACAGGGTCGAGACGATGTCCTCGACCGAGGTTTCGGCGGCCAGTTGCACCGGCGCGTCGGCGAGCCCCAGCCGCTCGGCGCGCAAACGAACCTGCGCCACGGCCTCTTCGCCGGAAATGTAAACCACGCGATGGCCGGCGCGGGCCATCAGGCTGGTAGCCTGCGTGAGCAAGGTCGATTTGCCGATGCCGGGATCGCCGCCGACCAAGAGCACCGAGCCGCGGACAAAGCCGCCGCCGGTGACGCGATCGAGCTCGCCCATGCCGGACGAGAGGCGCGGAGCGTCGGTGCTCTTGCCGGTGAGGCTTTCGAGCGCAAAGGTCCGCCCCTTGCGCTTGCTGCGGATCGACACCGGCATCGAGGTGGCGCCGGTCGTATCCTCTTCGGAGAGCGTGTTCCACTCGCCGCAGGACTCGCACTTGCCCTGCCAGCGGTTATACGCCGCGCCGCAGTTCTGGCAGACAAAAGAAAGGGTGGATTTGGCCATGGAGGGGTGAGTCGCTCTTTACCGGTAAAACCCTGATAGCATAGAAACTCTCAAAATGTTCCTAATTTGTTCTTTGTCACCGTTTGGGTGCTGTGCTGTTTCGGCCTCATTCGAAAATCGCAGTGGCCTCATTTGAATTGTTAATGATTCAGCAGGGGTGAGCTGTATTGACCAGATGCCGTCCTCCGGACGTGTCAGACTGTCTCCGTCACCGCCCCAGCCATTGGCATCCATCGGTGATGAGAACGCCAAGCCGCGCTCCCGCCTTCCTACAAGGAACGGAGCAGTGCTATGCAGCAGCGACGCCATCTCAAGCTATCTCAGCCTCTGGAACAGCGCCTTGCAGAGGAGGCACACCGCCTGCGTGAGCAGGCCAAATTGCTTCCACTTGGTGCGGTTCGCGAAGCGACAATCCGCAAGGCCCGACAGGCCGAGACCGGATCGCACATGAGCGAATGGCTGCGATCACCCGGCCTGCAGCCGCCCCGCTGAAAATGCTTACGCTGGTGGCGATATTGGCCGGACCTATCGTGGTGACGACAATCGTGACGATTGTCGTCTTCGAGATCAAGGACGCATGGGACCGTAACCGCCAGATGAAGTAGGGCCTCTCAGACGGCCCATTCTATCCGGCCGGGTTCTCGTATGAAGGCTTGGAATAGACGGGTACGGTACCAATCTCCCGTCCCGCATCGTTGATTATTGCGACGCGGCGCTCTGGATCATCCTCTGGCTTATCGAGGGAAACACCGACGGCCAATACCATTGCCCGAATGATTGCATCAGTATCGTCGTCACAAACAAAGCCTATTGAATCAAAAAGCCGGTGGCCGTCCTTCACAACAAAAAAGTATCTGGGCATGGGCAACCTCCGGATTGCCAAGCCCCCATAACCAAGATTGTTCCGGAGTAAGGCCGCCTCAGTTGGCGGCCTCTTTGTTTTGGCAAGATACAGAGTCAATTGCACCGGCTCTTACCCATAGTGCAATGCCACTCTATCTCGTAGTTCCTTGATCGTTGAGCACGTTTTGCTCATGCCAATGATCTCGTAACAGCGCGACACAAGTTTTCTTGCGCCCAAATTTTCCGTGATGCTTGGTACTGGCCTGTTTTAACCCCTAGTGGCCCAGTTTGATTTTGGCGGTGGCCTGGTTTGAATTTTGGAACCCGGGCCGCGCCATTCTCGTTGACCAGCAACGCAACCACGACTGGGTGCCATCATGTGGTGGGAACTAGTAGCGTTGGTAACTGCAACCGTATTGATCCCGAGCATTGCAATAATCGCCCTTTTCCATCTCGGGATACTGAAGCGGGTCGAAGACCTCGCGCCCCGGGTTGACGATGGTGCGGCCTCGCAAGATCGAAAGACGCCGAAGTAAGGTCGGGTGCTGTCCGTATTTGACCCCAAGTGGGGCCGCCCGCCTTGCTCTAAAATTCAGACGGCCCCTGCCAGCCATATCAATCGTCCTGCCCCATTGGCAGTGGCCATAGCCAGCCCACGAAACACAAGCAAACCGATTTGAAAGTCTTACGACAAAGGCCGCCTCAGTTGGCTGCTCCGCACGGAAAGCGAAGACCCGGCAACTATGCCGGGCCGAACGCAAGTATACTCTGTTGAGAAGAAAGTGAAATTTTGAGGCAATGCCTGGTAGCCGTCTATCCGGGGCAATACCGTCAACCTGCCTGACAGAAAGGGCGCCGCAGTTGGCGGCCTCTTTCAACAAGCACTTCAATCGGATCAACCCCTTGAATTTGATGCTCGCAGCAAATTGCGAGGAGATGGCCTTGCCGTCGTAAGCCGATGGCACTGCCTCTGGAGGGACGTTCGTCGCTTCGCGTCAAACAAAAGCGCAATCGCGTAAAGCGCGCGAGCTGATCAGAAAACGACAATGCCCGGGATCGCAATCCCGGGCATTGTCGCTTGCAGATGAATCTCAGCTCTACTTGATCGACACGAACGGCACCGAAGAGCCCGGCACCATCGTGGTCGGCAGCACGCCGTTCCAGCGTTCGGCCTGGACCAGCGTCACCAGGTTCGGGTTGTTGCCGAGCGCCTTGCCGCGTGCCTCGATGGCGGCGGCTTCGGCTTCGCCCGTGATCTTGATGTTGGAGGCCTTGGCTTCGCCGTTCAGGCGGGTGGCTTCGGCGTTGGCCTGCGCCTCGGCGCGGACCGCGTTGGCTTTCGCCGTGGCCTGCGTCACCGTGATCTGGGCCTGGACTTTTTCGCGCTCGGCGTTCTGCTGCAGTTTCTGCACTTCAACTTCCGCCAGCATGCGCTGCTCGATCGAATGCAGGTAGGTCTGGCTGAACTCGATGTTCTCGAGCTGGACGCTCTCGATGATGATCATCGGATCGTTGTTCAGCGTCGCGGTGATGGCGTCCTTGATCGCGCTGTTCAGCTGACCGCGCTCCTGGATGGCTCTCACGGCGGTGTAGCGGCCGAACACGACCTTGACCTGCTGGTTGACGACCGGGCTGACGACCTGGTTGACCGCGGTCTGCAGTGCGCCGAACCTCGCGTAGAGGTCCGAGACTTTTTCCGGCGCCGCACGCAGGGTGACGCTGATCTTCAGGTCGGCCGGCTGCTGGTCGAACGAGTAGGAGTTCATCTTGTCCCAGGTAAAGGTCGTGGTCTTGACGCTGACCTTCTCGACGGTGTCCATCAGCGGGACCTTGAAGCCGAGGCCCGGCTGGGCGGTGCCGACCACCGCGCCATAGCGCAGCAGCACGCCGCGCTCGGTCTGATCGACGGTGTACCAGCTACCCGCGGCAATGATCACGGCAATAGCGACGGCGACGATGGCGCCAATAATTCCCCGGTTCATCTTGGTCTCTCCAGGCTTGGGGCGGTTGAAATACCTCACCAGCCAATATCTGTGGTCACTAACCGAAATGATGTGACTCGCGTCACTTCGTCGGGCTTTCGCCACGATTGGTTCAGATCGATCGGATGGGTTCAGGGAAATTTTATGAAAATGCTACGGACCACAGCAAGGACAGACCGGCTGTCGCAAGTCCCGGGACGCACCGGCAGTGCGACGCGCGCGCCGCGGGGCGTTAGGTCAGCGACTACCGAACGGTCACTGCTGACAGCATGCTGGCAGCAGGCCCCGGTTATCAGCTTGCATCGGGATCAACCGGCGAGGAGCCAATCGTGCCAATCAAGGGAAGCTGCCATTGCGGCCAGACGCAATTCGAGGTGAGCGAGGCGCCGGCCGGCGTGACCCGTTGCACCTGTTCGCTGTGCGCCAAGCGCGGCGCGCTGTGGGCCTACTACACGCCGGCGCAATTTCGCCTGACGTCGCCGCCTGAAAACGTCGCGACCTATCGCTGGGGCAGCCGTACCGTCAAACATCATTTCTGCGCCAGTTGCGGCTGCGGCACCTATTCGGAATCGCCGGACTGGTCGACCGGCAAGCCGGACTTCGACAATCCGAAGGTCGGCATCAATGCGCGGCTGTTCGACGAATTCGATCTCGATGCGGTGCCGGTAACCGTCATCGACGGCAAGAACCTGTGGTGATGATGCGGTCATCTTCGCTGCAACGCGGTCATGGCCGGGTACCGGCTGACGGCTGCGGCGAAAGCTGTTATGATCGCCGCAAAATAACACCGGGAGGATTGCCATGGACGCCGTGACGCCGCAGCGCGCGACCGCAGACACCCATTCCCATCTGGTTCGCCCCGACGGCATGGAATGGCAGAAGACCCGCTTTCCCGGCTGCGAAGCCAAGACGCTGCTGTTCGATAAGAAGACCGGGCTGATGACCGCGCTGATGCGTTTTGCGCCGGGTGCGGTACTGCCCGACCACGAGCACGTCAACATCGAGCAGACCTATGTGCTCGAAGGCTCGCTGGTCGACAAGGAAGGGCCGGCCCAGGGTATCGAATGCAAGGCCGGCGAATTCATCTGGCGCGAGGAAGGCAGCCGCCATGTCGCCTGGTGTCCGCAGGGTGGGCTGATGCTCGCGATCTTCCAGGTCCCGAACAAGTTCTTCGAGGCCGACGGGCGGGTCATCGACGCCGCGGGCGAGGATTGGGACGCCGCCTGGGGTCACACCGGCAAGGGCTGATTTTTCGGATTTGCCCCCGATCATTGTTGCGGAATCTTTGCCGCGCCGATCACCTGTTTCCAGCGCGTGATCTCGGAGGCGATCATGGTCCGCATCTCCTCGCGCGAGGTGCCGCGGACTTCGTTGCCCATGGCTTCCAATTTGCCTTTGACTTCCGGCAACTCGAGCACGGCCCGCACTTCGCGGTTGAGCCTCTCGACCACAGGTGCAGGCACGCCTTTGCTGGTGGCAATGCCGAGCCATGACCGGACCTCGTAATCCCTGACGGTCGCGGCGACCGGCGGCACGGCGGGGATCGAGAACCAGGGTTTTGCGCTGGTGACGCCGAGGCCATGGATCGTGCCGGCCGCAAGCTGCGGGGCTGATATCGTCAGCGTGTCGATCATGATATCGATCTGGCCGCCCAGGAGGTCGTTGATCGGGCCGCCACCACCTTTGTAGGGCACATGGATCATCTTGATGCCGGCCATCGACGACAGCAGCTCACCGGCCAGATGCTGGGTCGATCCGACGCCGACCGAGCTGTAGGTCAGCGTATCCGGCTTGGCTTTTGCTTCCTTGATCACATCCGCCAGCGTCTGAAACCGCGAGCCCGTCTTGACCGCGACGACGAGCGGAAAGAACACCGTGGTCGAGATCATCTGAAAATCGTCGACCGGATCGAACGGCAGCGTCTTGTACATCGCCCCCGATACCGCATGGGCGCCGGTCAGCATGATCAAGGTATAGCCATCGGGTGCGGCCTTGGCGACGCGGTCGGACGCGATGTTGCCGCCGGCGCCGGGACGGCCCTCGACGATGACGGGCTTGCCGAGCCGCCGGGACAGGCCATCCGCCACGATCCGGGCGATCGTATCCGCGTTGCCGCCGGCGCCAAATCCATGCGTCAGCGTAATGGCGCGGGAAGGGTAGTCCTCGTCGGCGCGGGCGCCCACACTCGCAACGGCAGAAAACAGGGCTGCGACCGCAGCGATCGTTCTGAAGAATTTCACGCGCATTCCTCCCCCGACGTGTTTTGCAGTTTCATAGCAGACGTTGGTTCGCATGGCGAAACAAACCCGCTCATGCTGCGGCATTTTGCGCGTGCAGGAAGTTTCATGCCGTGCTTCATTTTGCGCGAGAGCGATTGAAGTCGCCGATAGATTTGCAGGGAGATCGACCATGCCAGGGGACAGGATCGACCGTCGTCGCGCGCTCGCTTTGCTTGGCGCAGCACCTTTGTTTCCCCGCCTCGCATGGGCGCAACAGAGTTGGCCGGCGCGCTCGGTGCGTTATGTGCTCGGCTTCGCCGCGGGCGGCGCCACCGACAGTCTGTCACGCGTGTTCTGCCAGAAGATGAGCGCGCTGACCGGCCAGCAATTCGTCGTCGAGAATCGTGTCGGCGCCGGCGGCGTGATCGCCAACGATGCCGTCGCCAAATCCACCCCGGACGGTTACACCGTCGGCATGGGCGGCATCGCCAACAACGTGATCGCGATCGGCACCTATGCGAAACTGCCTTACCGGCCGGCTGATGATTTCACCTTCATCAGCGGCCTGTGGCAGTTGCCGAACATCCTGGTGGCCGCCAAAGACTTTCCCGCATCGAACGCCAAGGATCTGCTCGCATTGCTCAAGCAAAATCCGGGCAAGTACAATTACGCCTCGGCCGGCATCGGCACCACGCTGCATCTCTCCGGCGAGATGATGAAGAGCATGGCCGGCGTCGATGTGCAGCATATTCCCTACAAGGGCGGCAATCCCGCGCTGATGGACCTGTTGGCCGGGCGGGTGAACATGCTGTTCGACAATCTGCCGGGCTCGCTGTCCGCTGTGCGCGAAGGCTCGGTCAAGCCGATCGCCGTGACCGGGCGGACGCGGAGCCCGGCTCTCCCTGATACGCCGGCGATGGCCGAACTGCTGCCGGGCTACGAGATGACGTCATGGGCCGCGTTGTGCGGTCCGGCCGGGGTGCCGGCGGACATGATCGCGCAGATCAACGGACAGACGCTGAAGGCGCTAGGCGATCCGGATCTGAAGCGACGCTTCGAAGAACTCGGCGCCACCGCATGGCCGACATCGCCCGCAGAACTGATCGCATTCCGCGCCAGCGAAGAAGCGCGTTTGCTGCCGCTCATCAAGGCGGCGGGCATTGTGCCGCAATAACTTCACTTCAACACGATCCACGCCGGCGCGTGATCGCTGGCGCCTTCTTCGCCGCGGACCTGGCGGTCGACGCCGGCCTTGAGCAGGCGCGGCGCGACGGCCGGGCTCAGCAAGAGATGATCGAGCCGCAATCCGGCATCGCGTGGCCAGCGGTTGCGCTTGTAGTCCCAGAACGTGAACATCGGCTTGGTCGGATGCAGGGCGCGGATCGCATCAGTCCAACCTTGGTCCACCAGCGTCTTGAACGCGGCGCGGCTCTTCGGCTGGATCAGCGCATCCTTGTCCCATGACTTCGTCGGATAGATATCCAACTCGGTCGGCGCGACATTGTAGTCGCCCGCCAGCACCACGGGGACATCCTGCTTCAACAGCTTGGCGGCGTGCGCGCGCAGCCGCTTGAACCAGTCGAGTTTGTAGTCGAATTTCGGCCCCGGCTGCGGGTTGCCGTTCGGTAGATAGATGCTGGTGAGGATCAGGCCGTTGACGGCGGCTTCGATATAGCGGGCCTCGTGATCGTCGCGGTCGCCGGGCAGGGCGGTGCGGGTCAACACCGGCTCGGCGTTGCGCGCCAGAATGGCGACGCCGTTCCAGGTCTTCTGGCCCTGCCACACCGCGCCGTAACCGGCTTTTTCGAACGCCGCGGCGGGAAAGTCGGCGTCGGTCGATTTCAGCTCCTGCAAGCTTACTGCGTCCGGCTTCGCCGTGCGCAGCCAGGCCAGCAGGTTCGGCAGGCGCCGGTTGACGTTGTTGATGTTGAAGGTAGCGATCTTCATGCGCGCATGTGACCGCAGATCTCGTTATCCCGCTAGGCCGTGAACCCATAAATCTGCCGGCGGAAGGCCCGCCCCGGTCCGCAGTGCCCCGATAGCGGACCAAGTTCTGCATCGCAGCGAAACGTCGCGGTGTGCCATAGGCGGACGTCAGCAGTGCCACATCTTGCGACCCTGCACGTGAGGTTTTTCCCGCATCGACTTCTGTATCTCAGCCGACCCGTGATCAAGAAAACGCGATTGCCGCTGCTGCTAACCGCCGCAATCTCAACCCTCCCATATGCGCCTCTCCAATCACGACATGGCTCGCCGGTACAGAAGTGGCCCTGCCTTGCCGTGAACCCATGCAATGTCTGCCTCATCGAGACAGATGGCAAAACCGCC is a window encoding:
- a CDS encoding CvpA family protein, producing the protein MPITILDLVLLGVMLISGLLALVRGFMREILSIAAWGAAALVTLYAFAKLLPTAKTYFNNDTVASVVVVAGTFIGTLIVVSIITVRISDMILDSRIGALDRTLGFLFGLGRGLLIVVVAYQFFVWLVPDKQRPDWITGAKSRVVLQGTGDWLMSLLPDDPENTILKRFKKNKPEDDQTDTDQAAPASGDGYSKPARDSLKKLIEKPAGK
- the radA gene encoding DNA repair protein RadA, giving the protein MAKSTLSFVCQNCGAAYNRWQGKCESCGEWNTLSEEDTTGATSMPVSIRSKRKGRTFALESLTGKSTDAPRLSSGMGELDRVTGGGFVRGSVLLVGGDPGIGKSTLLTQATSLMARAGHRVVYISGEEAVAQVRLRAERLGLADAPVQLAAETSVEDIVSTLSEGAVPRLIVIDSIQTMWTDTVESAPGTVTQVRASAQALIRFAKKSGAAIILVGHVTKDGQIAGPRVVEHMVDAVLSFEGEGSQHFRILRAMKNRFGPTDEIGVFEMTGLGLREVSNPSELFLSERDLGSPGTAVFAGIEGTRPVLVELQALVAPTTLGTPRRAVVGWDTSRLAMVLAVLEAHCGVKLSGYDVYLNVAGGLRIQEPAADLAAAAALVSSLVNAPLPTDAVYFGEISLSGAVRPVAQTSARLKEAAKLGFGRAVLPESTRGDVGGDAGLVLNTVGGLTSLVADIAARGTPRANKEANREGAAEKNATPARFRRENG
- a CDS encoding prohibitin family protein, which produces MNRGIIGAIVAVAIAVIIAAGSWYTVDQTERGVLLRYGAVVGTAQPGLGFKVPLMDTVEKVSVKTTTFTWDKMNSYSFDQQPADLKISVTLRAAPEKVSDLYARFGALQTAVNQVVSPVVNQQVKVVFGRYTAVRAIQERGQLNSAIKDAITATLNNDPMIIIESVQLENIEFSQTYLHSIEQRMLAEVEVQKLQQNAEREKVQAQITVTQATAKANAVRAEAQANAEATRLNGEAKASNIKITGEAEAAAIEARGKALGNNPNLVTLVQAERWNGVLPTTMVPGSSVPFVSIK
- a CDS encoding GFA family protein; this translates as MPIKGSCHCGQTQFEVSEAPAGVTRCTCSLCAKRGALWAYYTPAQFRLTSPPENVATYRWGSRTVKHHFCASCGCGTYSESPDWSTGKPDFDNPKVGINARLFDEFDLDAVPVTVIDGKNLW
- a CDS encoding cupin domain-containing protein; its protein translation is MDAVTPQRATADTHSHLVRPDGMEWQKTRFPGCEAKTLLFDKKTGLMTALMRFAPGAVLPDHEHVNIEQTYVLEGSLVDKEGPAQGIECKAGEFIWREEGSRHVAWCPQGGLMLAIFQVPNKFFEADGRVIDAAGEDWDAAWGHTGKG
- a CDS encoding tripartite tricarboxylate transporter substrate binding protein, whose protein sequence is MKFFRTIAAVAALFSAVASVGARADEDYPSRAITLTHGFGAGGNADTIARIVADGLSRRLGKPVIVEGRPGAGGNIASDRVAKAAPDGYTLIMLTGAHAVSGAMYKTLPFDPVDDFQMISTTVFFPLVVAVKTGSRFQTLADVIKEAKAKPDTLTYSSVGVGSTQHLAGELLSSMAGIKMIHVPYKGGGGPINDLLGGQIDIMIDTLTISAPQLAAGTIHGLGVTSAKPWFSIPAVPPVAATVRDYEVRSWLGIATSKGVPAPVVERLNREVRAVLELPEVKGKLEAMGNEVRGTSREEMRTMIASEITRWKQVIGAAKIPQQ
- a CDS encoding tripartite tricarboxylate transporter substrate binding protein encodes the protein MPGDRIDRRRALALLGAAPLFPRLAWAQQSWPARSVRYVLGFAAGGATDSLSRVFCQKMSALTGQQFVVENRVGAGGVIANDAVAKSTPDGYTVGMGGIANNVIAIGTYAKLPYRPADDFTFISGLWQLPNILVAAKDFPASNAKDLLALLKQNPGKYNYASAGIGTTLHLSGEMMKSMAGVDVQHIPYKGGNPALMDLLAGRVNMLFDNLPGSLSAVREGSVKPIAVTGRTRSPALPDTPAMAELLPGYEMTSWAALCGPAGVPADMIAQINGQTLKALGDPDLKRRFEELGATAWPTSPAELIAFRASEEARLLPLIKAAGIVPQ
- a CDS encoding exodeoxyribonuclease III → MKIATFNINNVNRRLPNLLAWLRTAKPDAVSLQELKSTDADFPAAAFEKAGYGAVWQGQKTWNGVAILARNAEPVLTRTALPGDRDDHEARYIEAAVNGLILTSIYLPNGNPQPGPKFDYKLDWFKRLRAHAAKLLKQDVPVVLAGDYNVAPTELDIYPTKSWDKDALIQPKSRAAFKTLVDQGWTDAIRALHPTKPMFTFWDYKRNRWPRDAGLRLDHLLLSPAVAPRLLKAGVDRQVRGEEGASDHAPAWIVLK